One Klebsiella electrica genomic window, GGCAATCGCCTGATGACCTGAAAAATCATGCGCGCGCGTATCGCGACTGGCTGGCGAACCCTATCGCGGCAGGAGGCATAAATGGAGGGCGCTGATCTGCTGTTAGCGGGGGTATTATTTCTGTTTTCTGCCGTAGTGGCGGTACCGCTGGCCGCCCGGCTGGGCATCGGCGCGGTATTAGGCTATCTGCTTGCCGGAATTGCCATTGGCCCGTGGGGGCTGGGATTTATTAGCGATGTCGATGAGATTTTGCACTTCTCCGAACTGGGCGTCGTGTTCCTGATGTTCATCATCGGGCTGGAGCTGAATCCGGCGAAGCTCTGGCGCCTGCGCAGTTCCATTTTTGGCGTCGGGGCGGCGCAGGTCATGCTCAGTGCGGGTATTCTCGGCGGATTACTGATGGTGACCGGGTTTTCCTGGCAGGCGGCGGTGGTCGGCGGTATTGGGCTGGCGATGTCGTCCACGGCAATGGCGCTGCAGCTGATGCGTGAGAAAGGAATGAGTCGCAGCGAGTCCGGGCAACTGGGTTTTTCCGTGCTGCTGTTTCAGGATCTGGCCGTGATCCCTGCGCTGGCACTGGTACCGCTGCTGGCTGGCTCCGGGGATGGCCATCTTAACTGGGTGACCGTCGGGCTGAAGGTTCTGGCCTTCGGTGGGATGCTGATTGGCGGCCGTTTTCTGCTACGACCTGTTTTTCGATTTATCGCTGGCTCCGGGGTGCGGGAAGTCTTCACCGCCGCAACGCTGCTGCTGGTGCTGGGTTCGGCGTTGTTTATGGACGCGCTCGGTCTGTCTATGGCGCTCGGTACCTTCATTGCTGGCGTGCTGCTGGCTGAAAGCGAGTATCGCCATGAGCTGGAGATCGCTATTGAGCCGTTTAAAGGGCTCTTGCTCGGGCTGTTCTTTATTTCCGTCGGCATGGCATTGAATCTGGGCGTGCTCTACACCCACTTACTGTGGGTAGCAGCAAGCGTTGCCGTGCTGGTGGCGGTAAAAAGCTTCGTGCTGTACGGTCTGGCTCGGGTATACGGGGTGCGTAGCTCGGAACGGATGCAGTTTGCGGGGGTGTTGAGCCAGGGGGGCGAGTTTGCGTTTGTGCTGTTTTCACTTCCGGCCTCGCTGCGGCTGTTCGAAGACGATCAGATGGCGCTGCTGCTGGTGACGGTCACGCTCTCGATGATGACGACGCCGTTGCTGATGACGCTTATCGATCAAATTCTCTCCCGACGCTTTAACCAGCCGGAAGAGGAAGATGAAGCGCCGTGGGTTGAGGACGATAAACCGCAGGTGATTATTGTCGGCTTTGGCCGCTTCGGACAGGTTATTGGCCGTTTGCTGATGGCCAATAAGATGCGGATCACCGTGCTGGAGCGCGATATCAGCGCGGTTAACCTGATGCGGAAATATGGCTATAAGGTCTATTTTGGCGATGCGACGCAGTTGGAACTACTGCGCTCGGCGGGGGCGGAGGATGCGCAGTCGATTGTTATCACCTGCAACGAGCCGGAAGATACCATGAAGCTGGTGGAGATGTGCCAGCAACACTTTCCGCATCTGAATATCCTGGCGCGCGCCCGGGGTCGTGTTGAGGCGCATGAATTGCTGCAGGCCGGCGTGAAACAATTTTCGCGTGAAACGTTTTCCAGCGCGCTGGAGCTTGGGCGCAAAGCGTTGATTACCCTGGGCATGCATCCGCATCAGGCGCAGCGTGCTCAGCTGCACTTCCGTCGTCTGGATATGCGTATGCTGCGTGAGTTAATGCCCGTGAATACTGATACGCTGCAGATATCACGCGTGCGGGAGGCTCGCCGCGAGCTGGAAGAGATTTTCCAGCGCGAGATGCAGAAAGAGAGCAGGCAGCTTGACGGTTGGGATGAGTTTGAATAAGGGTCAAATCATGATGGCAGTGCGTAAACGTTTTATTGCCGGCGCAAAATGTCCGGCGTGTCAGGCGCAGGATTCTCTGGCAATGTGGCGTGAGAATAATGTCGATATTGTTGAGTGTGTTAAGTGTGGCCACCAGATGCGTGAGGCGGATAAAGAGGCACAGGAGCACGTACGCAAAGATGAGCAAGTGATTGGCATTTTTCATCCGGACTAGCGTTATCCGTCGCCTTTTTTTAAGCTAGAGGGTACACGGCTGCAGAATTCCGCTACAATCTGCGCCACTATTCTTCCCATGCTCAGGAGATATCATGAAAGTAGCAAAAGACCTGGTGGTCAGCCTGGCCTATCAGGTACGTACAGAAGACGGTGTGTTGGTTGATGAGTCTCCGGTAAGCGCGCCGCTGGACTACCTGCATGGTCACGGCTCCCTGATTTCCGGCCTGGAAAATGCGCTGGATGGCCATGAAGTGGGCGACAAATTTGACGTAGAAGTCGGCGCGAACGATGCGTACGGCCAGTACGACGAAAATCTGGTTCAGCGTGTTCCTAAAGACGTCTTCATGGGCGTTGATGAACTGCAGGTTGGCATGCGCTTCCTGGCGGAAACCGACCAGGGTCCAGTACCGGTTGAAATCACCGAAGTGGATGACGAGCACGTCGTGGTTGACGGTAACCACATGCTGGCTGGCCAGAATCTGAAGTTCAACGTTGAAGTTGTTGCGCTTCGCGAAGCGACTGCAGAAGAGCTGGAGCATGGTCACGTGCACGGTGCCCACGGCCACGAGCATGACCACGATCATGAAGGTTGCTG contains:
- the kefB gene encoding glutathione-regulated potassium-efflux system protein KefB, with protein sequence MEGADLLLAGVLFLFSAVVAVPLAARLGIGAVLGYLLAGIAIGPWGLGFISDVDEILHFSELGVVFLMFIIGLELNPAKLWRLRSSIFGVGAAQVMLSAGILGGLLMVTGFSWQAAVVGGIGLAMSSTAMALQLMREKGMSRSESGQLGFSVLLFQDLAVIPALALVPLLAGSGDGHLNWVTVGLKVLAFGGMLIGGRFLLRPVFRFIAGSGVREVFTAATLLLVLGSALFMDALGLSMALGTFIAGVLLAESEYRHELEIAIEPFKGLLLGLFFISVGMALNLGVLYTHLLWVAASVAVLVAVKSFVLYGLARVYGVRSSERMQFAGVLSQGGEFAFVLFSLPASLRLFEDDQMALLLVTVTLSMMTTPLLMTLIDQILSRRFNQPEEEDEAPWVEDDKPQVIIVGFGRFGQVIGRLLMANKMRITVLERDISAVNLMRKYGYKVYFGDATQLELLRSAGAEDAQSIVITCNEPEDTMKLVEMCQQHFPHLNILARARGRVEAHELLQAGVKQFSRETFSSALELGRKALITLGMHPHQAQRAQLHFRRLDMRMLRELMPVNTDTLQISRVREARRELEEIFQREMQKESRQLDGWDEFE
- a CDS encoding YheV family putative zinc ribbon protein, whose amino-acid sequence is MAVRKRFIAGAKCPACQAQDSLAMWRENNVDIVECVKCGHQMREADKEAQEHVRKDEQVIGIFHPD
- the slyD gene encoding peptidylprolyl isomerase, which codes for MKVAKDLVVSLAYQVRTEDGVLVDESPVSAPLDYLHGHGSLISGLENALDGHEVGDKFDVEVGANDAYGQYDENLVQRVPKDVFMGVDELQVGMRFLAETDQGPVPVEITEVDDEHVVVDGNHMLAGQNLKFNVEVVALREATAEELEHGHVHGAHGHEHDHDHEGCCGGHGHDHDHGHEHGKGGCGNGGCGCH